From Equus asinus isolate D_3611 breed Donkey chromosome 14, EquAss-T2T_v2, whole genome shotgun sequence, one genomic window encodes:
- the LOC139040209 gene encoding acyl-coenzyme A synthetase ACSM5, mitochondrial isoform X1, translating to MRLWLRGLVLQALRSTRGVCGSRGQPPPLPVPQKIVATWEAINLGRQPVPEYFNFARDVLDVWTQLEKAGHRPPNPAFWWVDGMGAEVKWSFEELGVQSRKAANVLGGVCGLQPGDRMMLVLPRLPEWWLVSVACMRTGAIMIPGVSQLTEKDLKYRLQASRAKSIITSDSLAPRVDAISADCPSLQTKLLVSDSSRPGWMNFRELLREASTEHDCVRTKAQDPLAIYFTSGTTGAPKMVEHSQASYGLGFVASGRQWVALTESDIFWNTTDTAWVKAAWTLFSAWPNGSCIFVHELPRVDAKVILKTLSRLPITTLCCVPTLFRLLVQEDLTRYQFQSLRHCLTGGEALNPDVREKWKSQTGLELHEGYGQSETVVICANPKGTKIKSGSMGKASPPYDVQIVDDEGNILPPGAEGNVAVRVRPARPFCFFNCYLDNPEKTAASEQGDFYITGDRARMDKDGYFWFMGRNDDVINSASYRIGPVEVESALAEHPAVLESAVVSSPDPIRGEVVKAFIVLSPAYSSHDPEELTRELQEHVKRVTAPYKYPRKVAFVSELPKTVSGKIQRSKLRSQEWKK from the exons ATGAGGCTGTGGCTAAGAGGCCTGGTCCTCCAGGCTCTGAGGAGCACCCGGGGAGTCTGTGGGTCTCGTGGGCAGCCACCACCTCTGCCTGTCCCTCAGAAGATTGTGGCCACCTGGGAAGCCATCAACCTGGGGAGGCAGCCAGTGCCTGAGTACTTCAACTTTGCCCGTGACGTGCTGGACGTGTGGACTCAGCTGGAAAAG GCTGGGCACCGGCCCCCGAACCCTGCATTCTGGTGGGTCGATGGCATGGGAGCAGAGGTCAAGTGGAGCTTTGAGGAGCTGGGGGTGCAGTCCAGAAAGGCGGCTAACGTGCTAGGGGGCGTGTGCGGTCTGCAGCCTGGGGACAGAATGATGCTGGTGCTCCCGCGGCTCCCAGAATGGTGGCTGGTCAGCGTGGCTTGTATGCGCACAG GGGCCATCATGATTCCAGGTGTCTCTCAGCTGACGGAGAAGGACCTCAAGTATCGGCTGCAGGCGTCCAGGGCCAAGTCCATTATCACCAGTGACTCCCTGGCTCCGAGGGTAGATGCCATTAGCGCCGACTGCCCCTCCCTCCAGACCAAGCTGCTGGTGTCAGACAGCAGTCGGCCAGGCTGGATGAACTTTAGGGAGCTTCTCCG GGAGGCATCCACAGAGCATGACTGCGTGAGGACCAAAGCTCAAGACCCACTAGCCATCTACTTCACAAGTGGCACTACCGGGGCCCCCAAGATGGTGGAGCACTCCCAGGCCAGCTATGGTCTGGGTTTCGTGGCCAGTGGAAG GCAGTGGGTGGCCTTGACCGAATCAGACATCTTCTGGAACACGACTGACACTGCTTGGGTGAAGGCAGCCTGGACCCTCTTTTCCGCCTGGCCTAATGGATCTTGCATTTTTGTGCATGAACTTCCCCGAGTTGATGCCAAGGTTATCCTGAAG actCTCTCCAGGCTCCCAATCACCACCCTCTGCTGTGTCCCCACCCTCTTCCGGCTGCTTGTTCAAGAGGATCTGACCAG GTACCAGTTCCAGAGCCTGAGGCATTGTTTGACTGGAGGAGAGGCCCTGAATCCTGATGTGAGGGAGAAATGGAAGAGCCAGACGGGCCTGGAGCTGCATGAAGGTTACGGCCAGTCTGAGACA GTTGTAATCTGTGCCAATCCAAAAGGCACGAAAATCAAGTCAGGATCTATGGGGAAAGCATCCCCACCTTATGACGTGCAG ATTGTGGATGATGAGGGCAACATCCTGCCTCCAGGAGCAGAGGGGAATGTTGCTGTCCGTGTCAGACCCGCCAGACCCTTCTGTTTCTTCAATTGCTATTTG gaCAATCCTGAGAAGACGGCCGCATCAGAACAAGGGGACTTTTACATCACGGGGGACCGAGCCCGCATGGACAAGGATGGTTACTTTTGGTTCATGGGAAGAAATGATGATGTGATCAATTCTGCAAG ctaCCGGATCGGGCCCGTCGAAGTGGAAAGTGCCCTTGCCGAGCACCCAGCTGTCCTGGAGTCTGCTGTGGTCAGCAGCCCAGACCCCATCAGAGGAGAG GTGGTAAAGGCATTTATAGTCCTTTCTCCAGCCTACTCCTCGCATGACCCCGAAGAACTAACCCGGGAACTCCAGGAACACGTGAAAAGGGTGACCGCTCCGTACAAGTACCCCAGGAAG GTGGCCTTTGTTTCAGAACTGCCAAAGACAGTTTCTGGAAAGATCCAAAGGAGTAAACTGAGAAGCCAAGAGTGGAAGAAATGA
- the LOC139040209 gene encoding acyl-coenzyme A synthetase ACSM5, mitochondrial isoform X2: MGAEVKWSFEELGVQSRKAANVLGGVCGLQPGDRMMLVLPRLPEWWLVSVACMRTGAIMIPGVSQLTEKDLKYRLQASRAKSIITSDSLAPRVDAISADCPSLQTKLLVSDSSRPGWMNFRELLREASTEHDCVRTKAQDPLAIYFTSGTTGAPKMVEHSQASYGLGFVASGRQWVALTESDIFWNTTDTAWVKAAWTLFSAWPNGSCIFVHELPRVDAKVILKTLSRLPITTLCCVPTLFRLLVQEDLTRYQFQSLRHCLTGGEALNPDVREKWKSQTGLELHEGYGQSETVVICANPKGTKIKSGSMGKASPPYDVQIVDDEGNILPPGAEGNVAVRVRPARPFCFFNCYLDNPEKTAASEQGDFYITGDRARMDKDGYFWFMGRNDDVINSASYRIGPVEVESALAEHPAVLESAVVSSPDPIRGEVVKAFIVLSPAYSSHDPEELTRELQEHVKRVTAPYKYPRKVAFVSELPKTVSGKIQRSKLRSQEWKK, translated from the exons ATGGGAGCAGAGGTCAAGTGGAGCTTTGAGGAGCTGGGGGTGCAGTCCAGAAAGGCGGCTAACGTGCTAGGGGGCGTGTGCGGTCTGCAGCCTGGGGACAGAATGATGCTGGTGCTCCCGCGGCTCCCAGAATGGTGGCTGGTCAGCGTGGCTTGTATGCGCACAG GGGCCATCATGATTCCAGGTGTCTCTCAGCTGACGGAGAAGGACCTCAAGTATCGGCTGCAGGCGTCCAGGGCCAAGTCCATTATCACCAGTGACTCCCTGGCTCCGAGGGTAGATGCCATTAGCGCCGACTGCCCCTCCCTCCAGACCAAGCTGCTGGTGTCAGACAGCAGTCGGCCAGGCTGGATGAACTTTAGGGAGCTTCTCCG GGAGGCATCCACAGAGCATGACTGCGTGAGGACCAAAGCTCAAGACCCACTAGCCATCTACTTCACAAGTGGCACTACCGGGGCCCCCAAGATGGTGGAGCACTCCCAGGCCAGCTATGGTCTGGGTTTCGTGGCCAGTGGAAG GCAGTGGGTGGCCTTGACCGAATCAGACATCTTCTGGAACACGACTGACACTGCTTGGGTGAAGGCAGCCTGGACCCTCTTTTCCGCCTGGCCTAATGGATCTTGCATTTTTGTGCATGAACTTCCCCGAGTTGATGCCAAGGTTATCCTGAAG actCTCTCCAGGCTCCCAATCACCACCCTCTGCTGTGTCCCCACCCTCTTCCGGCTGCTTGTTCAAGAGGATCTGACCAG GTACCAGTTCCAGAGCCTGAGGCATTGTTTGACTGGAGGAGAGGCCCTGAATCCTGATGTGAGGGAGAAATGGAAGAGCCAGACGGGCCTGGAGCTGCATGAAGGTTACGGCCAGTCTGAGACA GTTGTAATCTGTGCCAATCCAAAAGGCACGAAAATCAAGTCAGGATCTATGGGGAAAGCATCCCCACCTTATGACGTGCAG ATTGTGGATGATGAGGGCAACATCCTGCCTCCAGGAGCAGAGGGGAATGTTGCTGTCCGTGTCAGACCCGCCAGACCCTTCTGTTTCTTCAATTGCTATTTG gaCAATCCTGAGAAGACGGCCGCATCAGAACAAGGGGACTTTTACATCACGGGGGACCGAGCCCGCATGGACAAGGATGGTTACTTTTGGTTCATGGGAAGAAATGATGATGTGATCAATTCTGCAAG ctaCCGGATCGGGCCCGTCGAAGTGGAAAGTGCCCTTGCCGAGCACCCAGCTGTCCTGGAGTCTGCTGTGGTCAGCAGCCCAGACCCCATCAGAGGAGAG GTGGTAAAGGCATTTATAGTCCTTTCTCCAGCCTACTCCTCGCATGACCCCGAAGAACTAACCCGGGAACTCCAGGAACACGTGAAAAGGGTGACCGCTCCGTACAAGTACCCCAGGAAG GTGGCCTTTGTTTCAGAACTGCCAAAGACAGTTTCTGGAAAGATCCAAAGGAGTAAACTGAGAAGCCAAGAGTGGAAGAAATGA